The proteins below are encoded in one region of Rhinolophus sinicus isolate RSC01 linkage group LG07, ASM3656204v1, whole genome shotgun sequence:
- the ATP8B3 gene encoding phospholipid-transporting ATPase IK isoform X7, producing the protein MRPGMGDTPDRGGAQRRHLNKPGPSEMYKLKPEGSTSMGSLTYREDLEEEKNSAFTWEVKANNRAYNNQFKEKSFLCWQRKKYKGNIIHTAKYNFFSFLPLNLYEQFHHVSNLYFLLIIILQGIPDISTLPWFTLFTPFICLLVIRGTRDLVDDIGRHRSDNTVNNRPCQMLVGKRFLCKTWKKLRVGDLVCLHKDNIIPADMLLLASTEPNSLCYVETADIDGETNLKFRQALMVTHHKLTNLRKVASFQGKVVCEEPNSRMHHFVGCLEWEGKKYPLDIGNILLRGCKIRNTNTCYGMVIYAGFDTKIMRNCGKIHQKRTKIARLINRLVVLIFMTLVLISIALTLGFWYKVTEFKAKHHYVSKMHMYSVATESFFIFWGFVILLSVMVPMAMFIIAEFIYLGNSIFISWDVQMYYEPHDMPAKARTTSLSDQLGQVEYIFSDKTGTLTENIMTFKKCCIDGIIYGPDEEEALREVSAGRPAALDGGGPGSDPPRIGLPTAPAPQENPYLWNRFADGKLLFHNARLLSTVLDKKDRMVQEFWRLLAICHTVMVQQKDNQLVYEAASPDEEALVTAARNFGYVFLARTQDSITVMELGEKRVYQVLAMMDFNSIRKRMSVLVRNPEGSIYLYTKGADTVIFDRLSKKGLTKCTTEQALASFAQQTLRTLCLAYKRVDEDFYEEWHHRLQEAGILLQNRARALHQVYEEMEQNLQLLGATAIEDKLQDGVLETIQCLKQGNIKVWVLTGDKQETAVNIGFACQLLSEDMFILEEKEIIQVLEAYWENNNLLSGKGSLKNWFLPQVKVAMVISGEFLDQLLLPLGNEPRTLVRSVNTDMESWQEREEQRTSFLQARRISLMWRILGTQLKSTGLGPQSKDSDMHESPEAWREQAFMALALQCHAVICCRFTPQQKALIVALVKQYQNVVTLAIGDGANDVNMIKTADIGVGLAGKEGMQAVLSSDYVLAQFCFLRRLLLVHGRWSYMRICKFLRYFVYKTLASMMVQIWYAFYSGFTAQPLYEGWFLALYNVLYTTLPVLYIGLFEQDVSAEQSLELPELYVAGQKDQLFNYWVFLQAIAHGTATSLINFFMTLWISYDTAGPLSFSDYQSFSVVVALSCLLSITIEEEEKEETPTEGIITVEPLPYIQRASHARRSSYAFSHREGYAHLITQGTILRGSPGVNGDMLSDHMSLPDEELDPSSKETPWYHRKMSFLGKKRHQHRGKMSEDMRLASVVSSSTAERQHVAASTNWRSRSFHEKLPMKQEGLYSPPDSLPTTKERPPSPRESQLPLSESQPLPSGQSSSECQPASLEEKMTFWKMSLLSGKRWSYIGQKEPQPQQEGKAPLPNKTHTPVVETLPPSREDSSTSQQSMEVEPSHDERQPSPVERLPVPGRSQVPPILMGQPPLPRKQQ; encoded by the exons ATGAGACCCGGGATGGGGGACACCCCAGACAGagggggagcccagaggaggcaCTTGAACAAGCCGGGACCATCTGAGATGTATAAGCTGAAACCAGAAGG CTCCACTAGCATGGGCAGTCTGACCTACCGTGAGGACCTTGAGGAGGAGAAGAACTCAG CATTTACCTGGGAGGTAAAGGCCAACAACCGGGCCTACAACAACCAGTTCAAGGAGAAGTCCTTCCTGTGTTGGCAGAGGAAGAAGTACAAG GGCAACATCATCCACACGGCCAAATACAacttcttctccttcctgcccttGAACCTGTACGAGCAGTTTCACCACGTGTCCAACCTCTACTTCCTTCTTATCATCATCctccag GGTATCCCTGATATCTCCACGCTGCCTTGGTTCACTCTCTTCACCCCATTTATCTGCCTCCTTGTCATCCGGGGCACCCGAGACCTGGTGGACGACATC GGGCGACACAGGAGCGACAACACTGTCAACAACAGGCCCTGCCAGATGCTGGTGGGGAAGAG atTCTTGTGCAAAACATGGAAGAAACTGCGTGTGGGGGACCTCGTCTGTCTGCACAAAGACAACATCATCCCG GCTGACATGCTCTTGCTGGCCAGCACGGAGCCCAACAGCTTGTGCTACGTGGAGACAGCTGACATCGATGG GGAGACAAACTTGAAGTTCAGGCAGGCCCTGATGGTCACCCATCACAAACTGACCAATTTAAGGAAGGTGGCTTCCTTCCAAG GCAAGGTGGTGTGTGAGGAACCCAACAGCCGGATGCACCACTTTGTGGGGTGCCTGGAGTGGGAGGGCAAGAAATACCCCCTGGATATTGGCAACATCCTCCTACGTGGCTGCAAGATCCGAAACACGAACACCTGCTATGGAATGGTCATCTATGCCG GTTTTGACACAAAGATCATGAGGAACTGTGGCAAGATCCATCAGAAGAGAACCAAGATAGCCCGCCTGATTAACAGGCTGGTGGTCCTG ATCTTCATGACCCTGGTGCTGATCTCTATCGCCTTGACCTTGGGCTTCTGGTACAAGGTCACGGAATTCAAGGCCAAGCACCACTACGTGTCCAAGATGCACATGTACAGTGTGGCCACCGAGTCCTTCTTCATCTTCTGGGGCTTTGTCATCCTGCTCAGTGTCATGGTGCCCATGGCCATGTTTATCAT AGCTGAGTTCATCTACCTGGGGAACAGCATCTTCATCAGCTGGGATGTGCAGATGTACTACGAGCCCCATGACATGCCTGCCAAGGCCCGCACCACGAGCCTCAGTGACCAGCTGGGCCAGGTGGAGTATATCTTCTCAGACAAGACGGGCACACTCACAGAGAACATCATGACCTTCAAGAAATGCTGCATCGATGGCATCATCTACG GCCCAGATGAGGAGGAGGCCCTACGTGAGGTGAGTGCTGGCCGCCCTGCAGCACTGGATGGTGGGGGCCCAGGCAGCGACCCACCCAGAATCGGCCTGCCCACCGCCCCTGCCCCGCAGGAGAACCCCTACCTGTGGAACAGGTTTGCCGATGGGAAACTGCTTTTCCACAATGCGAGGCTCCTGAGCACCGTGCTTGACAAAAAAGATCGGATGGTGCAGGAGTTCTGGCGCCTGCTGGCCATCTGCCACACCGTGATGGTGCAACAGAAAGACA ACCAGCTGGTATACGAGGCAGCTTCCCCTGATGAGGAGGCACTGGTCACAGCGGCCAGGAATTTCGGCTACGTGTTCCTGGCACGCACCCAGGACAGCATCACGGTGATGGAGCTGGGGGAGAAGCGAGTGTACCAGGTCCTGGCCATGATGGATTTCAACAGCATCCGAAAGCGGATGTCTGTGCTGG TCCGCAACCCCGAGGGCTCCATCTACCTCTACACAAAAGGCGCTGACACCGTCATCTTTGATCGCTTGTCCAAGAAGGGCTTGACAAAATGTACCACAGAGCAGGCCTTGGCC TCCTTTGCGCAGCAGACGCTGCGCACGCTGTGCCTGGCCTACAAAAGGGTGGATGAGGACTTTTACGAAGAATGGCACCATCGGCTCCAGGAGGCTGGCATCCTGCTTCAGAACCGGGCCCGCGCCCTGCACCAAGTGTACGAGGAGATGGAGCAGAACCTCCAG ctgctGGGAGCCACAGCCATCGAGGACAAGCTCCAGGACGGGGTCCTTGAAACCATCCAGTGTCTCAAGCAAGGAAACATCAAAGTGTGGGTACTCACAGGGGACAAGCAAG AGACAGCAGTGAACATCGGCTTTGCTTGCCAGCTGCTCTCTGAGGACATGTTCATTCTGGAGGAGAAAGAGATAAT TCAAGTTCTGGAGGCCTACTGGGAGAACAACAACCTGCTGAGTGGCAAGGGCTCTCTGAAGAACTGGTTCCTGCCACAGGTCAAGGTGGCCATGGTCATCAGTGGGGAGTTTCTG GATCAGCTCCTGCTGCCCCTGGGCAATGAGCCCAGGACGCTGGTGAGAAGTGTGAACACGGACATGGAGTCCTGGCAGGAGCGGGAGGAGCAGAGGACAAGCTTCCTACAGGCCAGGCGTATCTCTCTTATGTGGCGGATCCTCGGGACCCAGCTGAAGAGCACAGGGCTGGGGCCGCAGAGCAAGGACTCCGACATGCACGAGAGCCCCGAAGCGTGGCGGGAGCAGGCCTTCATGGCACTGGCCTTGCAGTGCCATGCAGTCATCTGCTGCCGGTTCACGCCCCAGCAGAAAGCCTTGATTGTGGCACTGGTCAAGCAATACCAGAATGTGGTGACCCTGGCCATCGGCGATGGCGCCAACGATGTCAACATGATCAAGA CTGCGGACATCGGCGTGGGGCTGGCGGGAAAGGAAGGGATGCAGGCCGTACTGAGCAGTGACTACGTGCTGGCCCAGTTCTGCTTCCTGAGGCGGCTGCTGCTGGTGCACGGGCGCTGGTCCTACATGCGCATCTGCAAGTTCCTGCGCTACTTTGTGTACAAGACGCTGGCCAGCATGATGGTCCAGATCTGGTATGCCTTCTACAGTGGTTTCACTGCCCAG cctctgtATGAAGGCTGGTTCCTGGCATTGTACAATGTGCTGTACACCACCCTTCCAGTTCTCTATATCGGGCTCTTTGAGCAG gacGTGAGTGCCGAGCAGAGCCTGGAGTTGCCTGAGCTGTATGTCGCCGGCCAGAAGGACCAGCTCTTCAACTATTGGGTCTTCCTCCAAGCCATCGCCCACGGCACGGCCACCTCGCTGATCAACTTCTTCATGACCCTGTGGATCAGCTACGACACGGCCGGGCCGCTCAGCTTCAGTGACTATCAGTCTTTCTCTGTGGTGGTGGCCCTCTCGTGCCTGCTGTCCATCACCATAGAG gaggaggagaaagaggagaccCCGACAGAGGGGATCATCACGGTGGAGCCTCTGCCTTACATACAGCGTGCGTCACATGCCCGGCGCTCCAGCTATGCCTTCTCCCACCGGGAGGGCTATGCGCACCTCATCACACAGGGCACAATTCTTCGGGGGTCACCAGGGGTCAACGGAGACATGCTGTCTGATCACATGAGCCTACCCGATGAAGAGTTGGACCCGAGCAGCAAGGAGACACCCTGGTACCACAGGAAGATGTCATTCCTGGGGAAGAAGAGGCACCAGCACCGGGGGAAGATGTCCGAGGACATGCGGCTTGCCTCCGTGGTTAGCTCCTCGACTGCGGAGAGGCAACATGTGGCTGCCTCCACAAACTGGCGATCCAGGTCTTTCCATGAGAAGTTGCCGATGAAGCAGGAGGGGCTCTATTCTCCTCCCGATAGTCTGCCCACAACCAAGGAGAGGCCACCGTCACCCAGAGAAAGCCAGCTGCCACTTTCTGAGAGCCAGCCACTGCCTTCAGGCCAGTCGTCTTCAGAATGCCAGCCAGCGTCCTTGGAGGAGAAGATGACCTTTTGGAAGATGTCGCTGCTGTCCGGGAAAAGATGGTCATATATCGGGCAAAAGGAGCCCCAGCCCCAACAGGAGGGGAAGGCACCACTTCCCAACAAGACCCACACTCCTGTGGTGGAAACTCTGCCACCAAGTAGGGAAGACTCATCCACAAGCCAGCAGTCAATGGAGGTGGAGCCCTCACACGACGAGAGGCAGCCGTCACCCGTGGAGCGGCTGCCAGTGCCTGGCAGGAGCCAAGTTCCACCTATTCTGATGGGACAGCCACCCCTGCCTCGTAAGCAACAGTGA
- the ATP8B3 gene encoding phospholipid-transporting ATPase IK isoform X6, producing MGSLTYREDLEEEKNSAFTWEVKANNRAYNNQFKEKSFLCWQRKKYKGNIIHTAKYNFFSFLPLNLYEQFHHVSNLYFLLIIILQGIPDISTLPWFTLFTPFICLLVIRGTRDLVDDIGRHRSDNTVNNRPCQMLVGKRFLCKTWKKLRVGDLVCLHKDNIIPADMLLLASTEPNSLCYVETADIDGETNLKFRQALMVTHHKLTNLRKVASFQGKVVCEEPNSRMHHFVGCLEWEGKKYPLDIGNILLRGCKIRNTNTCYGMVIYAGFDTKIMRNCGKIHQKRTKIARLINRLVVLIFMTLVLISIALTLGFWYKVTEFKAKHHYVSKMHMYSVATESFFIFWGFVILLSVMVPMAMFIIAEFIYLGNSIFISWDVQMYYEPHDMPAKARTTSLSDQLGQVEYIFSDKTGTLTENIMTFKKCCIDGIIYGPDEEEALREVSAGRPAALDGGGPGSDPPRIGLPTAPAPQENPYLWNRFADGKLLFHNARLLSTVLDKKDRMVQEFWRLLAICHTVMVQQKDNQLVYEAASPDEEALVTAARNFGYVFLARTQDSITVMELGEKRVYQVLAMMDFNSIRKRMSVLVRNPEGSIYLYTKGADTVIFDRLSKKGLTKCTTEQALASFAQQTLRTLCLAYKRVDEDFYEEWHHRLQEAGILLQNRARALHQVYEEMEQNLQLLGATAIEDKLQDGVLETIQCLKQGNIKVWVLTGDKQETAVNIGFACQLLSEDMFILEEKEIIQVLEAYWENNNLLSGKGSLKNWFLPQVKVAMVISGEFLDQLLLPLGNEPRTLVRSVNTDMESWQEREEQRTSFLQARRISLMWRILGTQLKSTGLGPQSKDSDMHESPEAWREQAFMALALQCHAVICCRFTPQQKALIVALVKQYQNVVTLAIGDGANDVNMIKTADIGVGLAGKEGMQAVLSSDYVLAQFCFLRRLLLVHGRWSYMRICKFLRYFVYKTLASMMVQIWYAFYSGFTAQPLYEGWFLALYNVLYTTLPVLYIGLFEQDVSAEQSLELPELYVAGQKDQLFNYWVFLQAIAHGTATSLINFFMTLWISYDTAGPLSFSDYQSFSVVVALSCLLSITIEVILIIKYWTALLVLAIFFSFFFYAVVTWASQSFQLFIISPNTFPFLYADHNVMSRPSILLVVLLNVSLNTLPVLALRVIYQALKKPYPKEEEKEETPTEGIITVEPLPYIQRASHARRSSYAFSHREGYAHLITQGTILRGSPGVNGDMLSDHMSLPDEELDPSSKETPWYHRKMSFLGKKRHQHRGKMSEDMRLASVVSSSTAERQHVAASTNWRSRSFHEKLPMKQEGLYSPPDSLPTTKERPPSPRESQLPLSESQPLPSGQSSSECQPASLEEKMTFWKMSLLSGKRWSYIGQKEPQPQQEGKAPLPNKTHTPVVETLPPSREDSSTSQQSMEVEPSHDERQPSPVERLPVPGRSQVPPILMGQPPLPRKQQ from the exons ATGGGCAGTCTGACCTACCGTGAGGACCTTGAGGAGGAGAAGAACTCAG CATTTACCTGGGAGGTAAAGGCCAACAACCGGGCCTACAACAACCAGTTCAAGGAGAAGTCCTTCCTGTGTTGGCAGAGGAAGAAGTACAAG GGCAACATCATCCACACGGCCAAATACAacttcttctccttcctgcccttGAACCTGTACGAGCAGTTTCACCACGTGTCCAACCTCTACTTCCTTCTTATCATCATCctccag GGTATCCCTGATATCTCCACGCTGCCTTGGTTCACTCTCTTCACCCCATTTATCTGCCTCCTTGTCATCCGGGGCACCCGAGACCTGGTGGACGACATC GGGCGACACAGGAGCGACAACACTGTCAACAACAGGCCCTGCCAGATGCTGGTGGGGAAGAG atTCTTGTGCAAAACATGGAAGAAACTGCGTGTGGGGGACCTCGTCTGTCTGCACAAAGACAACATCATCCCG GCTGACATGCTCTTGCTGGCCAGCACGGAGCCCAACAGCTTGTGCTACGTGGAGACAGCTGACATCGATGG GGAGACAAACTTGAAGTTCAGGCAGGCCCTGATGGTCACCCATCACAAACTGACCAATTTAAGGAAGGTGGCTTCCTTCCAAG GCAAGGTGGTGTGTGAGGAACCCAACAGCCGGATGCACCACTTTGTGGGGTGCCTGGAGTGGGAGGGCAAGAAATACCCCCTGGATATTGGCAACATCCTCCTACGTGGCTGCAAGATCCGAAACACGAACACCTGCTATGGAATGGTCATCTATGCCG GTTTTGACACAAAGATCATGAGGAACTGTGGCAAGATCCATCAGAAGAGAACCAAGATAGCCCGCCTGATTAACAGGCTGGTGGTCCTG ATCTTCATGACCCTGGTGCTGATCTCTATCGCCTTGACCTTGGGCTTCTGGTACAAGGTCACGGAATTCAAGGCCAAGCACCACTACGTGTCCAAGATGCACATGTACAGTGTGGCCACCGAGTCCTTCTTCATCTTCTGGGGCTTTGTCATCCTGCTCAGTGTCATGGTGCCCATGGCCATGTTTATCAT AGCTGAGTTCATCTACCTGGGGAACAGCATCTTCATCAGCTGGGATGTGCAGATGTACTACGAGCCCCATGACATGCCTGCCAAGGCCCGCACCACGAGCCTCAGTGACCAGCTGGGCCAGGTGGAGTATATCTTCTCAGACAAGACGGGCACACTCACAGAGAACATCATGACCTTCAAGAAATGCTGCATCGATGGCATCATCTACG GCCCAGATGAGGAGGAGGCCCTACGTGAGGTGAGTGCTGGCCGCCCTGCAGCACTGGATGGTGGGGGCCCAGGCAGCGACCCACCCAGAATCGGCCTGCCCACCGCCCCTGCCCCGCAGGAGAACCCCTACCTGTGGAACAGGTTTGCCGATGGGAAACTGCTTTTCCACAATGCGAGGCTCCTGAGCACCGTGCTTGACAAAAAAGATCGGATGGTGCAGGAGTTCTGGCGCCTGCTGGCCATCTGCCACACCGTGATGGTGCAACAGAAAGACA ACCAGCTGGTATACGAGGCAGCTTCCCCTGATGAGGAGGCACTGGTCACAGCGGCCAGGAATTTCGGCTACGTGTTCCTGGCACGCACCCAGGACAGCATCACGGTGATGGAGCTGGGGGAGAAGCGAGTGTACCAGGTCCTGGCCATGATGGATTTCAACAGCATCCGAAAGCGGATGTCTGTGCTGG TCCGCAACCCCGAGGGCTCCATCTACCTCTACACAAAAGGCGCTGACACCGTCATCTTTGATCGCTTGTCCAAGAAGGGCTTGACAAAATGTACCACAGAGCAGGCCTTGGCC TCCTTTGCGCAGCAGACGCTGCGCACGCTGTGCCTGGCCTACAAAAGGGTGGATGAGGACTTTTACGAAGAATGGCACCATCGGCTCCAGGAGGCTGGCATCCTGCTTCAGAACCGGGCCCGCGCCCTGCACCAAGTGTACGAGGAGATGGAGCAGAACCTCCAG ctgctGGGAGCCACAGCCATCGAGGACAAGCTCCAGGACGGGGTCCTTGAAACCATCCAGTGTCTCAAGCAAGGAAACATCAAAGTGTGGGTACTCACAGGGGACAAGCAAG AGACAGCAGTGAACATCGGCTTTGCTTGCCAGCTGCTCTCTGAGGACATGTTCATTCTGGAGGAGAAAGAGATAAT TCAAGTTCTGGAGGCCTACTGGGAGAACAACAACCTGCTGAGTGGCAAGGGCTCTCTGAAGAACTGGTTCCTGCCACAGGTCAAGGTGGCCATGGTCATCAGTGGGGAGTTTCTG GATCAGCTCCTGCTGCCCCTGGGCAATGAGCCCAGGACGCTGGTGAGAAGTGTGAACACGGACATGGAGTCCTGGCAGGAGCGGGAGGAGCAGAGGACAAGCTTCCTACAGGCCAGGCGTATCTCTCTTATGTGGCGGATCCTCGGGACCCAGCTGAAGAGCACAGGGCTGGGGCCGCAGAGCAAGGACTCCGACATGCACGAGAGCCCCGAAGCGTGGCGGGAGCAGGCCTTCATGGCACTGGCCTTGCAGTGCCATGCAGTCATCTGCTGCCGGTTCACGCCCCAGCAGAAAGCCTTGATTGTGGCACTGGTCAAGCAATACCAGAATGTGGTGACCCTGGCCATCGGCGATGGCGCCAACGATGTCAACATGATCAAGA CTGCGGACATCGGCGTGGGGCTGGCGGGAAAGGAAGGGATGCAGGCCGTACTGAGCAGTGACTACGTGCTGGCCCAGTTCTGCTTCCTGAGGCGGCTGCTGCTGGTGCACGGGCGCTGGTCCTACATGCGCATCTGCAAGTTCCTGCGCTACTTTGTGTACAAGACGCTGGCCAGCATGATGGTCCAGATCTGGTATGCCTTCTACAGTGGTTTCACTGCCCAG cctctgtATGAAGGCTGGTTCCTGGCATTGTACAATGTGCTGTACACCACCCTTCCAGTTCTCTATATCGGGCTCTTTGAGCAG gacGTGAGTGCCGAGCAGAGCCTGGAGTTGCCTGAGCTGTATGTCGCCGGCCAGAAGGACCAGCTCTTCAACTATTGGGTCTTCCTCCAAGCCATCGCCCACGGCACGGCCACCTCGCTGATCAACTTCTTCATGACCCTGTGGATCAGCTACGACACGGCCGGGCCGCTCAGCTTCAGTGACTATCAGTCTTTCTCTGTGGTGGTGGCCCTCTCGTGCCTGCTGTCCATCACCATAGAG GTCATCCTCATCATCAAGTATTGGACGGCCCTGCTCGTGCTGgccattttcttcagctttttcttctaCGCGGTCGTAACCTGGGCCAGTCAGAGCTTCCAGCTCTTCATAATCTCGCCCAACACCTTCCCGTTTCTGT ATGCTGACCACAACGTGATGTCCCGCCCCTCCATCCTGCTGGTGGTCCTGTTGAATGTGTCACTGAACACTCTGCCTGTACTGGCCTTGCGTGTCATTTACCAAGCCCTCAAGAAGCCATACCCCAAG gaggaggagaaagaggagaccCCGACAGAGGGGATCATCACGGTGGAGCCTCTGCCTTACATACAGCGTGCGTCACATGCCCGGCGCTCCAGCTATGCCTTCTCCCACCGGGAGGGCTATGCGCACCTCATCACACAGGGCACAATTCTTCGGGGGTCACCAGGGGTCAACGGAGACATGCTGTCTGATCACATGAGCCTACCCGATGAAGAGTTGGACCCGAGCAGCAAGGAGACACCCTGGTACCACAGGAAGATGTCATTCCTGGGGAAGAAGAGGCACCAGCACCGGGGGAAGATGTCCGAGGACATGCGGCTTGCCTCCGTGGTTAGCTCCTCGACTGCGGAGAGGCAACATGTGGCTGCCTCCACAAACTGGCGATCCAGGTCTTTCCATGAGAAGTTGCCGATGAAGCAGGAGGGGCTCTATTCTCCTCCCGATAGTCTGCCCACAACCAAGGAGAGGCCACCGTCACCCAGAGAAAGCCAGCTGCCACTTTCTGAGAGCCAGCCACTGCCTTCAGGCCAGTCGTCTTCAGAATGCCAGCCAGCGTCCTTGGAGGAGAAGATGACCTTTTGGAAGATGTCGCTGCTGTCCGGGAAAAGATGGTCATATATCGGGCAAAAGGAGCCCCAGCCCCAACAGGAGGGGAAGGCACCACTTCCCAACAAGACCCACACTCCTGTGGTGGAAACTCTGCCACCAAGTAGGGAAGACTCATCCACAAGCCAGCAGTCAATGGAGGTGGAGCCCTCACACGACGAGAGGCAGCCGTCACCCGTGGAGCGGCTGCCAGTGCCTGGCAGGAGCCAAGTTCCACCTATTCTGATGGGACAGCCACCCCTGCCTCGTAAGCAACAGTGA